One genomic segment of Kordiimonas sp. SCSIO 12603 includes these proteins:
- a CDS encoding carbon-nitrogen hydrolase family protein, protein MSTIIGAVVQAGTPLYDKKATFEKLADLISDAASQGAKLVVLPEAFIGGYPKGLDFGVRLGSRAPEGRVEFQRYAENAIEVPSADTDQIGKIVQKSGVYLVVGVVERDGGTLYCTSLYFSPDGSMIGKHRKLMPTALERVVWGFGDGSTLAAPKTEIGTLGGAICWENYMPQLRLAMYGKGVEFYCAPTVDDRDVWLPTMQTIALEGRCFVLSACQYMERGYGPEDYHPVQGEADDTVLIRGGSCIISPMGEVLAAPVFGEETILTAEMDKSEIIRGKYDLDVVGHYGRPDIFSLHVNEEPQSTCK, encoded by the coding sequence ATGAGCACGATTATTGGTGCAGTGGTGCAGGCTGGCACGCCGCTTTATGATAAGAAAGCAACTTTTGAAAAACTGGCAGACCTGATCAGCGATGCAGCAAGCCAGGGTGCAAAGCTTGTTGTGCTGCCTGAAGCCTTTATTGGTGGCTACCCCAAAGGATTGGATTTTGGGGTAAGGCTTGGCTCGCGTGCGCCCGAGGGCCGTGTAGAATTCCAGCGCTATGCGGAAAATGCTATTGAGGTGCCTTCTGCTGATACAGACCAGATCGGTAAAATCGTTCAAAAATCTGGTGTTTATCTGGTTGTTGGTGTTGTTGAGCGAGACGGCGGTACGCTTTATTGCACCAGCCTTTATTTCAGCCCAGATGGCAGCATGATCGGCAAGCACCGCAAACTTATGCCAACGGCGCTTGAGCGTGTGGTATGGGGCTTCGGTGATGGTTCAACGCTCGCTGCTCCTAAAACCGAGATCGGCACACTTGGGGGCGCTATCTGTTGGGAAAATTATATGCCGCAGCTTCGCCTTGCTATGTACGGTAAAGGCGTGGAATTTTACTGTGCTCCAACGGTGGATGACCGCGATGTGTGGCTTCCTACCATGCAAACCATCGCTCTTGAAGGCCGCTGTTTTGTACTTTCTGCTTGTCAGTATATGGAACGTGGGTACGGCCCAGAAGATTATCATCCAGTACAAGGCGAGGCTGATGATACAGTACTGATCAGAGGTGGAAGTTGCATTATCTCTCCAATGGGGGAAGTGTTGGCAGCCCCTGTGTTTGGTGAGGAAACCATCCTTACAGCTGAGATGGATAAATCAGAAATTATCCGCGGTAAGTATGATCTGGATGTGGTGGGCCATTACGGCAGGCCAGATATTTTTAGTTTGCATGTAAACGAAGAACCACAGAGCACGTGTAAGTAG
- a CDS encoding glutaminyl-peptide cyclotransferase, producing the protein MILNSFILLISLFLPSEQRRQEDIPVYSYEIVNVYPHDTTAFTQGLFFKDGYLYESTGQVDQSTIRKVELETGNTVQVEKFPAGIFGEGIIDWGDRLIGLSWRRQTGFEWDINSFKMKGTFEYQGEGWGLTRNSTHILMSDGTPDIRFLDPETLNEVRRIEVKAQGRPLINLNELEWVDGEIFANIWQTDFIARINPENGDVIGLINLRGLLSREDIIPGYTDVLNGIAVNAEGKLFVTGKYWPKLFEIRLVKIK; encoded by the coding sequence ATGATACTGAACAGCTTCATATTGCTCATAAGCCTGTTTTTGCCGTCAGAGCAAAGGAGGCAGGAAGATATTCCTGTCTATAGCTATGAAATTGTGAATGTTTATCCGCATGATACTACAGCCTTTACTCAAGGGCTTTTCTTCAAAGATGGCTATCTTTATGAAAGCACAGGGCAGGTTGATCAATCCACCATCCGTAAGGTGGAGTTGGAAACAGGAAACACGGTGCAGGTAGAGAAGTTTCCAGCAGGTATATTCGGGGAAGGTATTATTGATTGGGGGGACCGTTTAATCGGCCTCAGTTGGCGGCGCCAGACGGGATTTGAATGGGATATCAATTCCTTCAAGATGAAGGGTACATTCGAATATCAGGGCGAAGGTTGGGGACTAACCCGCAATAGCACACATATTTTGATGAGTGACGGTACACCTGATATCCGGTTTCTTGATCCGGAAACGCTTAACGAAGTTCGCCGGATAGAAGTGAAAGCCCAAGGGCGCCCGTTGATAAATCTTAATGAACTGGAATGGGTGGACGGTGAGATATTTGCAAACATTTGGCAGACAGATTTTATCGCCAGAATAAATCCTGAAAATGGTGATGTGATTGGTTTGATAAACCTGAGGGGTTTGTTGAGCCGCGAAGATATTATCCCCGGTTATACGGATGTTCTGAACGGTATCGCTGTTAATGCTGAGGGCAAATTATTTGTAACTGGGAAATACTGGCCAAAGCTTTTTGAGATACGGCTCGTTAAAATAAAATAG
- the rplU gene encoding 50S ribosomal protein L21: MFAIVKTGGKQYRVTEGDVVKVEKLDGEVGKSITLDEVLMVGDDKGVKVGEPLVKGANVTAEVLEQKKDKKVTVFKKKRRHNYRRKVGHRQEVTVLRVTKIAKTAKKAAKKTEEAAA; this comes from the coding sequence ATGTTCGCAATCGTTAAAACAGGCGGTAAACAGTACCGCGTTACTGAAGGCGACGTTGTTAAAGTTGAGAAGCTTGACGGCGAAGTTGGTAAGTCAATCACTCTTGATGAAGTACTGATGGTTGGTGATGACAAAGGCGTTAAAGTGGGTGAGCCACTTGTAAAAGGCGCTAATGTTACTGCTGAAGTACTTGAGCAAAAGAAAGACAAAAAAGTAACAGTTTTCAAAAAGAAGCGTCGTCACAACTACCGTCGTAAAGTTGGCCACCGTCAGGAGGTTACTGTACTTCGTGTGACTAAGATCGCTAAGACAGCTAAAAAAGCTGCGAAGAAAACTGAAGAAGCTGCGGCTTAA